One segment of Desulfurellaceae bacterium DNA contains the following:
- a CDS encoding UDP-N-acetylmuramoyl-L-alanyl-D-glutamate--2,6-diaminopimelate ligase, whose product MRLAELLPPGLEVRTAGCLDIPIEQLAYDSRQVRPGAVFFALPGTKTDGAAFIDHALRGGAAALVVAHDNYPAVQRRLSGYARPLGLIGCAAPRRLLGLMADRFYGQPSARLSLVGVTGTSGKTTTTYLLEAIWLAMGWSPGVIGTVNYRYQGRQQPAPFTTPEAVELQSLLATMADASVDHAVMEVSSHALVQERVRGCQWNGAVFTNLGRDHLDFHADLDDYFAAKVRLFRSGLADSPKAGRFAAVNVDDPWGRKLAGYQLPGRLITYGCRADAMVSIAAREQSLGGLRGVLRLEGRPVAFSSALIGEPHLYNIVAAAATAHALGVPAETIATGIAACPRVPGRLERLNVGQAFEVIVDYAHKPDALDKTLRSVRSLTPERLVTVFGCGGDRDRGKRPLMGQAAGRLSDLVVLTSDNPRSEEPQRILADAERGLVEAGMRRLAEPSALAAARHGYVLLTDRRAAIQAALAGARPGDVVVIAGKGHEDYQIIGTRKHHFDDREEVRHYFSAQEAG is encoded by the coding sequence GTGAGGCTGGCCGAGCTATTGCCCCCGGGCCTGGAGGTGCGGACCGCGGGCTGCCTGGACATCCCCATTGAGCAGCTGGCCTACGATTCACGGCAGGTGCGGCCCGGAGCCGTGTTTTTTGCCCTGCCGGGGACGAAGACCGACGGCGCGGCGTTCATAGACCACGCCCTGCGGGGGGGAGCTGCCGCCCTCGTCGTGGCCCACGACAACTACCCCGCCGTCCAACGGCGGCTGTCGGGCTATGCGCGGCCGCTCGGCCTGATTGGCTGCGCGGCGCCACGGCGTCTGCTGGGGCTGATGGCCGACCGGTTTTACGGACAGCCGAGCGCTCGGCTGTCGCTGGTCGGCGTGACCGGCACGAGTGGGAAAACCACCACGACCTACCTGCTGGAGGCCATCTGGCTGGCCATGGGCTGGTCGCCCGGCGTGATCGGTACGGTCAATTATCGCTACCAGGGACGCCAACAGCCGGCACCCTTTACCACACCCGAAGCGGTCGAACTCCAGTCCCTGCTGGCCACCATGGCCGACGCGAGCGTGGATCACGCGGTCATGGAAGTCTCGTCCCACGCCCTGGTCCAGGAACGGGTCCGCGGCTGCCAGTGGAATGGCGCGGTGTTTACCAATCTGGGCCGAGATCACCTCGATTTTCACGCCGACCTGGACGACTATTTTGCCGCCAAGGTCAGACTGTTTCGCTCCGGTCTGGCCGACTCGCCCAAGGCCGGACGCTTTGCCGCAGTCAATGTGGATGACCCGTGGGGTCGGAAGTTGGCCGGCTATCAGCTGCCCGGCCGGCTGATCACCTACGGCTGCCGTGCCGACGCGATGGTCTCGATTGCGGCGCGTGAACAGAGCTTGGGCGGCCTGCGCGGGGTGTTGCGGCTGGAAGGCCGGCCGGTCGCGTTTTCGTCGGCCTTGATTGGGGAGCCACACCTGTACAATATTGTCGCTGCGGCGGCCACGGCCCACGCCCTGGGCGTACCGGCAGAGACGATTGCGACCGGCATCGCCGCCTGTCCCAGGGTACCCGGGCGTTTGGAACGGCTCAATGTCGGCCAGGCGTTTGAGGTGATTGTCGACTATGCCCATAAACCCGACGCGCTCGACAAGACCCTGCGCTCGGTGCGTTCGCTGACCCCAGAACGTCTGGTAACGGTCTTTGGCTGTGGTGGCGACCGGGACCGGGGCAAGCGGCCGCTCATGGGTCAGGCTGCCGGCCGGCTGAGTGACCTGGTTGTGTTAACCTCGGACAATCCGCGCAGCGAGGAGCCGCAGCGTATTTTGGCCGACGCCGAACGCGGTCTGGTCGAGGCCGGGATGCGACGGCTGGCCGAACCGTCGGCCCTGGCCGCCGCCCGGCACGGCTATGTGCTCCTGACCGACCGTCGGGCCGCGATTCAGGCCGCTCTGGCCGGGGCTCGGCCTGGAGACGTGGTGGTGATTGCCGGCAAGGGTCACGAGGACTACCAGATTATCGGAACCCGCAAGCATCACTTTGATGATCGGGAGGAGGTCCGCCACTATTTCTCCGCACAGGAGGCCGGCTGA
- a CDS encoding cell division protein FtsL, which produces MPHSSPARRWLGHGLVALLGLGLVCAQIWTRLQVVATGYALSDTRHLLQTLEAEQRRLEAEWSRLTASGRLAQLAHQRLGLGLPRAGQVKQVKQVKTVRQGR; this is translated from the coding sequence ATGCCGCACTCGAGTCCTGCGCGTCGGTGGCTGGGTCATGGCTTGGTTGCCCTGCTCGGCCTAGGTCTGGTCTGTGCCCAGATTTGGACCCGGCTCCAGGTCGTGGCAACGGGCTATGCGCTGTCGGACACGCGCCACCTGCTGCAAACGCTTGAGGCCGAGCAGCGCCGCCTCGAAGCCGAGTGGAGCCGGCTGACGGCATCGGGTCGTCTTGCCCAGCTGGCACACCAGCGTTTGGGACTCGGCCTGCCCCGGGCCGGTCAGGTCAAGCAGGTCAAACAGGTCAAGACGGTCCGGCAAGGACGATGA
- the rsmH gene encoding 16S rRNA (cytosine(1402)-N(4))-methyltransferase RsmH produces the protein MLAGTGPKGRLLGLDRDADALAVTRQRLADWGARITLVQENFSRSLATLARLGWSGVDAAVLDLGFSSLQIEDAERGFSFLRAGPLDMRMDRTEPGCAADVVNHASQAELRQIFREWGEEPAAGALARAVVEARKKSPLTTTVALVRTIEQVIKRPSRSTRSPVHPATRAFQALRIAVNRELHHLSTFLADGYRLLKPGGRLVILAYHSLEDRLVKTAFRRWAASCVCPPRLQLCACGWSPKVKILTPKPLTPTRSEVATNPRARSARLRAVERYG, from the coding sequence GTGCTGGCTGGCACAGGGCCGAAGGGCAGGCTGCTGGGACTTGACCGCGATGCTGACGCGCTGGCCGTGACCCGACAGCGTCTGGCCGATTGGGGCGCCCGCATCACCCTGGTCCAGGAAAATTTCAGCCGCTCGCTGGCGACCCTGGCCCGGCTGGGCTGGTCGGGCGTTGACGCTGCGGTGCTCGACCTGGGCTTTTCCTCGCTGCAAATTGAGGATGCCGAACGGGGCTTCAGCTTTCTGCGTGCCGGTCCGCTCGATATGCGGATGGATCGGACCGAGCCCGGCTGCGCGGCTGATGTGGTGAATCACGCCAGCCAGGCCGAGTTGCGTCAGATCTTCCGCGAGTGGGGCGAGGAGCCGGCCGCTGGTGCGCTGGCCCGAGCCGTGGTTGAGGCGCGTAAAAAGTCTCCCTTGACCACCACCGTCGCCCTGGTCCGGACTATCGAGCAGGTCATCAAGCGGCCGTCCCGCTCGACCCGTTCGCCCGTCCATCCGGCTACCCGGGCGTTTCAGGCCCTCCGCATTGCGGTCAATCGGGAACTCCACCATTTGTCCACCTTCCTGGCTGACGGCTATCGTCTGCTCAAGCCGGGTGGCCGGCTGGTCATCCTGGCCTATCATTCTTTGGAAGACCGCCTGGTCAAGACCGCCTTCCGGCGCTGGGCAGCCTCGTGTGTGTGTCCGCCCCGGCTCCAGCTGTGTGCCTGTGGATGGTCTCCAAAGGTGAAGATCCTGACCCCAAAACCGTTGACCCCGACCCGATCAGAGGTGGCCACTAACCCGCGTGCCCGCAGCGCGCGGCTGCGGGCGGTAGAGCGCTATGGCTAG
- a CDS encoding alanine--glyoxylate aminotransferase family protein, giving the protein MQKRYLLTPGPTQVPPEVLLRMSQPMVHHRSPEFSRLFAEVQAGLQRLFQTDQDVLILAASGTGAMEAAVFNTCSAGESVLVVNGGKFGQRWLEICRAAGLTAVEIRVEWGQAVAVETVARALEQHPEVRAVLVQASETSTTVLHPVQDLARLTRHTDRLLIVDAITALGATAVPMDSWGIDILVTGSQKALMLPPGLAFVALSAKAWQRTAAASLPRFYFDLRRERQAQHKHTTAYTPAVSLVTGLHEVLRLLEDEGLPQVYARHAHLARATRTAAQALGLRLLAPEHPSPAATGVWLPPEIDGGQLLNAMRTHMGVDIAGGQDQLNGKIVRISHIGYAGPFDVMIAIGALEMALVSFGCDIELGRGVRAAQEVLLTGWSELNPVSETGSAGKGR; this is encoded by the coding sequence ATGCAGAAACGGTATTTGTTAACCCCCGGACCGACCCAGGTTCCGCCCGAGGTTCTGCTGCGCATGTCGCAGCCGATGGTCCACCACCGCAGCCCGGAATTCAGCCGGCTGTTCGCCGAGGTCCAAGCCGGTTTACAGCGGCTGTTTCAAACCGACCAGGACGTGCTCATCCTGGCCGCCTCAGGCACCGGCGCGATGGAGGCGGCGGTCTTCAACACCTGCTCGGCCGGGGAGAGTGTGCTGGTCGTCAACGGCGGCAAATTCGGCCAGCGCTGGCTCGAGATCTGTCGGGCGGCGGGCCTGACCGCAGTCGAAATCCGGGTCGAGTGGGGCCAGGCGGTGGCCGTTGAGACGGTCGCCCGGGCGCTTGAGCAGCACCCTGAAGTACGGGCCGTTCTGGTCCAGGCCAGCGAGACCTCAACCACGGTTCTGCATCCCGTCCAGGACTTGGCGCGCCTGACCCGCCACACTGATCGCCTGCTGATCGTCGACGCCATTACCGCCCTGGGCGCAACCGCAGTCCCAATGGACAGCTGGGGGATTGACATTCTGGTCACCGGTTCACAAAAAGCCCTGATGCTGCCACCGGGTCTGGCCTTTGTGGCCCTCAGCGCTAAGGCCTGGCAGCGGACCGCAGCGGCCAGCCTGCCGCGCTTCTATTTTGATCTGCGCCGGGAGCGTCAGGCCCAGCACAAGCATACGACCGCCTACACCCCGGCCGTCTCGCTGGTTACTGGCCTGCACGAGGTCCTGCGTCTGCTGGAGGACGAAGGCCTGCCCCAGGTATACGCCCGCCACGCGCATCTGGCCCGGGCGACCCGGACCGCAGCCCAGGCCCTGGGCCTGCGCTTGCTGGCTCCCGAGCACCCCAGCCCGGCGGCCACCGGGGTGTGGCTGCCACCCGAGATAGACGGCGGACAGCTGCTGAACGCCATGCGCACTCACATGGGGGTAGACATTGCCGGCGGCCAGGACCAGCTAAACGGAAAGATCGTGCGCATCTCCCATATCGGCTATGCTGGCCCCTTTGACGTGATGATCGCCATCGGCGCCCTGGAGATGGCTCTAGTCTCGTTTGGCTGTGATATCGAACTCGGCCGTGGCGTTCGGGCGGCCCAGGAAGTCCTGCTGACGGGCTGGTCCGAGTTGAACCCTGTCTCGGAGACGGGTTCGGCAGGCAAAGGCCGTTGA
- the serA gene encoding phosphoglycerate dehydrogenase: MSPKVLITDSLAPQGLERLQSYPGIEVEVRPGLSTAELIQHIPAYQALIIRSGTKVTPPVIAAATQLQVIGRAGIGVDNIAVEAATKRGIVVMNTPGGNNVTTAEHALSMMLALARNIPQANASIRAGRWERGKFTGSEVCNKVLGIIGLGNIGAIVAERALGLRMRVIAFDPFITPEAAAKLRIEPVSLDELYAQADFITVHTPLTEDTRGLIDRAAFGRMKTGVRLINCARGGIIDEQALLHALQTGCVAGAALDVFVEEPPPASHPLLQLDNVICTPHLGAATDEAQINVAVAIADQVANYLTRGVIQHAVNFPSLTPKLIAFLQPYLLLGEKLGSFLAQLIGEAPREVHVEYTGDITDYDLAPATAAVLRGLLSSILESDINYVNAPHIARERGVRVVESRSNRPSDFLNSVTVSIVSTSGTNTVEGAVFTNNVVRLVRVNTSYLEAVPEGHIIVLHNHDVPGVVGSVGTVLGQRGINIAGLELGRERAGGQALALVHVDAHVSAEVLDELRGLESVISAQQIHL, encoded by the coding sequence ATGAGCCCCAAGGTCCTCATCACCGATTCCCTGGCTCCGCAAGGACTGGAGCGCCTCCAGTCCTACCCCGGCATCGAAGTCGAAGTGCGGCCCGGGCTGTCCACGGCTGAGCTGATCCAGCACATCCCGGCCTACCAGGCCCTGATCATCCGCAGCGGCACAAAAGTCACCCCTCCGGTGATTGCCGCCGCAACCCAGCTCCAGGTTATCGGGCGGGCCGGGATCGGGGTCGATAATATCGCGGTCGAAGCGGCGACCAAGCGCGGCATTGTGGTCATGAATACGCCGGGCGGGAATAATGTCACCACCGCCGAGCACGCCCTCTCGATGATGCTGGCCCTGGCCCGGAATATCCCCCAGGCCAACGCCTCGATTCGAGCCGGGCGCTGGGAGCGGGGCAAATTTACCGGCAGCGAGGTGTGCAATAAGGTCCTGGGCATTATCGGCCTGGGCAACATCGGAGCGATTGTGGCCGAACGGGCGCTGGGACTGCGCATGCGGGTCATCGCCTTTGATCCGTTCATCACCCCGGAAGCCGCAGCCAAGCTGCGGATCGAGCCGGTGAGCCTGGACGAGTTGTACGCTCAGGCCGACTTTATCACCGTCCATACTCCGCTGACCGAAGACACCCGGGGGCTGATTGATCGGGCCGCTTTTGGCCGGATGAAAACCGGGGTGCGGCTGATCAACTGTGCGCGGGGCGGGATCATTGACGAACAGGCGCTGCTGCACGCCCTCCAGACCGGTTGCGTTGCCGGCGCCGCCCTCGATGTCTTTGTTGAAGAGCCGCCCCCGGCCTCGCACCCCCTGCTGCAGCTCGACAACGTCATCTGCACCCCGCACCTGGGCGCGGCCACCGACGAAGCCCAGATCAATGTCGCGGTGGCAATCGCCGACCAGGTCGCCAACTATCTGACCCGGGGCGTGATTCAGCACGCGGTCAATTTTCCGTCGCTGACCCCAAAACTGATCGCCTTCCTCCAGCCCTACCTGCTGCTGGGTGAAAAACTGGGCAGCTTCTTAGCCCAGCTGATCGGCGAAGCGCCGCGCGAAGTCCACGTCGAATACACCGGCGATATTACCGACTACGACCTTGCCCCGGCCACCGCTGCGGTTCTGCGCGGGCTGTTGAGCTCTATTCTGGAATCGGACATCAACTACGTGAACGCCCCCCACATCGCCCGCGAACGGGGTGTGCGGGTGGTCGAGTCGCGCAGCAATCGGCCCAGCGATTTTCTCAACTCGGTCACCGTCAGCATTGTCAGCACGAGTGGCACCAACACGGTCGAGGGAGCGGTCTTCACCAACAATGTGGTCCGGCTCGTGCGGGTCAACACGTCGTATCTTGAAGCCGTGCCCGAAGGCCATATCATTGTCCTGCACAACCACGACGTGCCAGGCGTGGTCGGCAGTGTCGGGACGGTGCTGGGACAGCGCGGGATCAATATCGCGGGGCTCGAACTCGGGCGCGAACGGGCCGGCGGGCAAGCCCTGGCCCTGGTCCATGTCGACGCCCATGTGTCGGCCGAGGTCTTGGACGAACTGCGCGGTCTGGAGTCGGTCATTTCGGCGCAGCAGATTCACCTGTAA
- a CDS encoding adenylosuccinate synthase gives MSTLVVVGVQWGDEGKGKVVDLLARQADVIVRFQGGSNAGHTLVVGGKKTIVRLIPSGVLHAGKVCVIGNGMVIDPATLVQEIDALQQQGCLTDLELLRISETAHLIMPYHKAIDLAREKRRGEAKIGTTGRGIGPSYEDKMARVGIRFVDLLDETLFEAKLARNVEEKNTYLRTMLDEPELDFRAMFDTYCQLRERLRACIGNTSRYLHDAIRSGKKVLFEGAQGTQLDVDHGTYPYVTSSNTVSGAVCTGAGIAPQHIHSVIGISKAYATRVGGGPFPTELFDAEGDQLRQAGGEFGTVTGRPRRCGWLDTVVVRTAARLNGVESLALTKIDVLSGLDTLRVCTGYRYKGQDYDEVPASAHMLEHLTPVYEELPGWTEPLTDIRSLDALPTNARRYVERIESLLEIPIKMISVGAGREETILIRPSFF, from the coding sequence ATGAGTACTCTGGTGGTCGTCGGCGTGCAGTGGGGAGACGAGGGCAAGGGCAAGGTGGTTGACCTGCTGGCACGCCAGGCCGATGTCATCGTCCGTTTCCAGGGCGGCAGCAATGCCGGCCATACCCTGGTTGTTGGCGGCAAAAAAACGATTGTGCGGCTCATTCCGTCGGGCGTCCTGCACGCCGGCAAAGTGTGTGTGATCGGCAACGGCATGGTCATTGACCCCGCTACCCTGGTGCAAGAAATCGACGCCTTACAGCAGCAGGGTTGTCTGACCGATCTGGAGCTGCTCAGGATCAGTGAAACCGCCCATCTCATCATGCCCTACCACAAGGCGATTGACCTGGCCCGCGAAAAGCGACGCGGTGAGGCCAAAATCGGTACGACCGGCCGGGGCATCGGGCCCAGCTATGAGGACAAGATGGCCCGGGTCGGTATTCGGTTTGTCGACCTGCTCGACGAGACCCTGTTTGAGGCCAAGCTGGCCCGCAATGTGGAGGAAAAAAACACCTATCTGCGCACCATGCTGGACGAGCCGGAGCTTGATTTCAGGGCCATGTTTGACACCTACTGCCAACTCCGCGAGCGGCTGCGGGCGTGTATCGGCAACACCTCCCGCTATTTGCACGACGCGATCAGGAGCGGCAAGAAAGTCTTGTTTGAGGGCGCCCAGGGCACCCAACTCGACGTGGACCACGGCACCTACCCGTACGTCACCTCTTCGAATACCGTTTCCGGAGCCGTGTGCACCGGGGCCGGTATTGCGCCGCAGCACATCCACAGCGTCATCGGCATCTCCAAAGCCTACGCTACCCGGGTCGGCGGAGGCCCCTTCCCCACCGAACTGTTTGACGCCGAGGGGGATCAGCTGCGTCAGGCCGGGGGCGAGTTCGGGACAGTCACCGGACGGCCGCGACGGTGCGGCTGGCTGGATACCGTAGTAGTCCGCACCGCAGCCCGGCTGAACGGGGTCGAGAGCCTGGCTCTGACCAAGATTGATGTCTTGAGCGGCCTCGACACCCTGCGGGTATGCACCGGCTACCGCTACAAGGGCCAGGACTATGACGAGGTTCCGGCCAGCGCCCACATGCTCGAACACCTCACCCCAGTCTATGAAGAGCTGCCCGGCTGGACCGAACCGCTGACCGATATTCGCAGCCTGGACGCCCTGCCGACGAACGCCCGGCGCTATGTTGAGCGCATCGAGAGCCTGCTGGAGATCCCGATCAAAATGATTTCGGTCGGCGCCGGCCGGGAAGAGACGATCCTGATCCGGCCCTCGTTTTTCTAG
- a CDS encoding flippase-like domain-containing protein has product MSLLLLGVLFVSADWRTFVSQLRTAQPGYVLVAFVGYVLGQVLCAYKWRWLARAVGFDQPLRACISYYFGGMYLNLFAPSTIAGDVGRSVLLAGGRQGVGRALQSVLADRASGVVMLIWVSALSFLVLGPTVLPAAVCYGTIAVAVGCVPVWWLLPRLARLLFEPGHLIRRSSEKLFAPYHSRPRLVLGVCGLAFGFHLLQIGLLLLLAHALSISVPLWYLLMCVPLITLLSGLPLSFGGLGVREGSFVFFLSLVGVVHNEALALSLTWTGLIFGAGLVGGLVLAVSPDTRARLQGLSRPT; this is encoded by the coding sequence GTGAGCCTCCTGCTCCTCGGCGTGCTGTTTGTGTCGGCCGATTGGCGGACGTTTGTCAGCCAGCTGCGAACCGCTCAGCCCGGCTATGTGCTGGTGGCCTTTGTCGGCTATGTGCTGGGACAGGTGCTGTGCGCGTATAAGTGGCGCTGGCTGGCCCGGGCTGTGGGCTTTGATCAGCCGCTCCGGGCGTGTATCAGCTATTACTTTGGCGGCATGTACCTCAACCTGTTCGCGCCGAGTACGATCGCCGGGGACGTGGGACGCAGCGTCTTGCTGGCCGGTGGACGTCAGGGGGTCGGTCGCGCCCTGCAGTCGGTGCTGGCCGACCGGGCGAGCGGTGTGGTCATGCTGATATGGGTCAGCGCCCTCAGCTTTCTCGTGCTGGGACCGACCGTCCTGCCGGCCGCGGTGTGTTACGGAACGATTGCGGTGGCGGTCGGCTGCGTGCCGGTGTGGTGGCTGCTGCCGCGTCTGGCGCGGCTGCTGTTCGAGCCCGGTCACCTCATCCGGCGGAGCAGCGAAAAGCTGTTTGCGCCCTACCATAGCCGGCCGAGGCTTGTCCTCGGGGTGTGTGGCTTGGCCTTTGGCTTCCATCTCTTACAGATTGGTCTGCTGCTACTCCTGGCCCATGCGCTCAGTATCAGCGTCCCCTTGTGGTACCTCCTGATGTGCGTGCCGCTGATCACGCTGCTGAGTGGCCTGCCGCTGAGTTTTGGCGGACTGGGGGTCCGCGAGGGCAGCTTTGTCTTCTTTCTGTCGCTCGTCGGGGTCGTCCACAACGAGGCCCTGGCCCTGAGCCTGACCTGGACGGGGCTCATTTTCGGCGCCGGTCTGGTCGGCGGGCTGGTGCTGGCCGTCTCGCCGGACACGCGGGCGCGCTTGCAGGGGCTGAGCCGACCGACCTAG